Part of the Pedobacter roseus genome is shown below.
AAAAGTTCTTTAACAAACAAAAAGTTATTGCTGGTTTCACCTTTCGTCCAAAGTCGGTTTTTTGAGCGCGAAAAGAAAGTTACCTTACCTTCGGCCTGTGTTTTTTCCAAAGCCTCGGCATTCATATAACCCAGCATTAAAACCTCTAAAGTTTTATAATCCTGAATAATTACTGGAAGTAAGCCAGCCGTTTTATCCCAATCAAGGGTTGATGTATCGATGTTCATTTTATTTTTTTATTTCGGAAAAACAGACTCATGACTATGGACTGCCGACTCCGGACTTATATTATATCCTTATGGGAATATTGTTCCTTCTTAATTCCTGTTTTAAATCGGGGATTAAAATTTCACCATAATGAAATACCGAAGCTGCAAGTGCGGCATCAACGTTAGCTTTCTGGAAAACTTCGGTAAAATGCTCCATGCTTCCTGCTCCACCCGATGCAATAATCGGGATATTGATCATTTGGTTTATTTTACCCAATAATCCACAATCAAAACCAGCTTTAGTGCCATCGTGATCCATAGAGGTTAACAAAATTTCTCCTGCACCTAAATCTTCCGCCTGTTTAATCCAGTTTTCGGTTTCCAGTTCGGTAATTAACCTGCCTCCGTTTAAATGAACCATGTTTTTGCCGTTTACATGTTTGGTATCGACAGCCAAAACCACGAATTGTACCCCGAAAGTTTTAGCAAGGTCTTCAATCAATT
Proteins encoded:
- the hisF gene encoding imidazole glycerol phosphate synthase subunit HisF is translated as MLSKRIIPCLDVKDGRTVKGVNFVDLRDAGDPVELAAQYAQQGADELVFLDITATHERRKTMIEMVKSVARQLNIPFTIGGGITEIADADALLNAGADKISINSAAVRNPKLIEDLAKTFGVQFVVLAVDTKHVNGKNMVHLNGGRLITELETENWIKQAEDLGAGEILLTSMDHDGTKAGFDCGLLGKINQMINIPIIASGGAGSMEHFTEVFQKANVDAALAASVFHYGEILIPDLKQELRRNNIPIRI